In a genomic window of Erigeron canadensis isolate Cc75 chromosome 5, C_canadensis_v1, whole genome shotgun sequence:
- the LOC122599124 gene encoding probable inactive receptor kinase At4g23740, with the protein MEIFKLFLMGLLLFGANAMILEDDKRALLDFMNNLAHSRSLNWDANSQTVCNLWTGVTCSEDGSRVIGLRLPGVGFHGHIPANTLSRLSALQILSLRSNGISGPFPDDFYKLKNLSLLYLQFNQFSGPLPLDFTVWKNLTIVNLSNNKFNGSIPKSMSNLTHLSALNLANNSLIGEIPDIGMHGLQVLDLSNNHLTGIVPKSLHKFPKSVFLGNNVSTVYSDEVPIVMPTHKPNPSGKSGRKLSEKALLGIIVAVSVLGFIGLAIFWIMCCLKRKKGDGISSKLEKGGMSPEKAISRTQDANNRLVFFEGCNYAFDLEDLLRASAEVLGKGTFGMSYKAILEDGTSVVVKRLKELSAGKREFEQQMGIVGSIKHDNVVELRAYYYSKDEKLTVCEYYSQGSVAAMLHGKRGEDRVPLTWETRLRIAIGAARGIAQVHTEAGGKLVHGNIKSSNIFLNSQNYGCVSDIGLSTIMSQIATPIARAAGYRAPEITDTRKVTQPSDVYSFGVLLLELLTGKSPVHTTSGDEVIHLVRWVHSVVREEWTGEVFDVELLKYVNIEEEMVEMLQIAMSCVARVADQRPKMAEVVKMVEDVRRTTGSQNPTPPPESSPPQRHEALETESSGH; encoded by the exons ATGGAAATTTTCAAGCTATTCTTGATGGGCTTGCTCTTGTTTGGAGCAAATGCAATGATTCTTGAAGATGATAAAAGAGCATTGTTGGATTTCATGAACAATCTTGCACACTCCAGGTCTCTAAACTGGGATGCAAATTCACAAACTGTGTGTAATCTTTGGACTGGTGTCACGTGCAGTGAAGATGGGTCACGTGTCATTGGTCTCCGGCTTCCCGGAGTTGGATTTCACGGCCATATTCCGGCAAACACTCTAAGCAGACTGTCAGCTTTGCAGATCTTGAGCCTTAGATCTAATGGTATTTCTGGCCCTTTTCCTGATGATTTCTATAAGTTAAAAAACTTGTCTTTATTGTACCTACAATTTAACCAGTTTTCTGGTCCATTGCCTTTAGATTTTACTGTTTGGAAGAATTTAACTATTGTTAATCTTTCAAATAATAAGTTTAATGGGTCAATTCCTAAGTCCATGTCTAACTTGACCCATCTTTCTGCTTTGAATCTTGCTAATAATTCACTCATTGGAGAGATTCCGGATATTGGTATGCATGGTTTGCAAGTTCTCGATCTTTCGAATAATCATCTTACTGGAATAGTCCCTAAATCACTTCATAAGTTTCCAAAATCAGTGTTTTTAGGTAACAATGTGTCTACAGTATATTCTGATGAAGTCCCAATTGTTATGCCCACTCATAAGCCAAATCCAAGTGGTAAAAGTGGTAGAAAGTTGAGTGAAAAGGCCCTTTTAGGTATAATTGTGGCGGTTTCTGTCCTTGGTTTTATTGGTTTGGCAATCTTTTGGATAATGTGTTGTTTAAAGAGGAAGAAAGGAGATGGGATTTCTTCAAAACTTGAGAAAGGTGGGATGTCGCCTGAAAAGGCTATTTCTCGAACCCAAGATGCTAATAATAGATTGGTTTTCTTTGAGGGTTGCAATTATGCATTTGATTTGGAAGATTTGTTAAGGGCTTCTGCTGAGGTTTTGGGTAAAGGTACTTTTGGAATGTCCTATAAGGCTATTCTTGAAGATGGGACTTCTGTTGTGGTCAAAAGGTTGAAAGAATTGAGTGCTGGAAAACGTGAGTTTGAGCAGCAAATGGGGATTGTTGGGAGTATCAAACACGATAATGTGGTTGAGTTAAGGGCTTATTACTACTCGAAAGATGAGAAGCTTACGGTTTGTGAGTATTACAGTCAAGGGAGTGTTGCGGCTATGTTACATG GTAAAAGAGGGGAAGATCGGGTGCCATTAACCTGGGAAACCCGTCTTAGGATTGCTATCGGTGCAGCCCGGGGCATTGCTCAGGTCCACACCGAGGCTGGTGGTAAGCTTGTCCATGGCAACATCAAATCATCAAACATCTTTCTTAACTCTCAAAACTATGGATGTGTATCTGATATCGGTTTATCAACAATCATGTCTCAAATTGCCACCCCCATTGCACGGGCCGCAGGCTACCGGGCCCCAGAAATCACCGACACTCGAAAAGTTACTCAACCTTCGGATGTCTATAGCTTTGGTGTGCTCTTACTGGAGCTTTTGACCGGTAAGTCACCAGTCCACACTACAAGTGGAGATGAGGTCATTCATTTGGTTCGTTGGGTTCACTCTGTTGTCCGAGAAGAGTGGACTGGTGAGGTTTTTGATGTAGAGTTACTAAAGTATGTCAACATTGAGGAGGAAATGGTTGAGATGTTGCAGATTGCAATGTCATGCGTGGCAAGGGTAGCGGATCAAAGGCCAAAAATGGCTGAGGTTGTTAAGATGGTTGAAGACGTTAGACGGACTACGGGATCACAGAACCCAACACCCCCGCCGGAGAGTTCACCGCCACAAAGGCATGAGGCTCTTGAGACAGAATCATCTGGTCATTAA
- the LOC122599281 gene encoding ubiquitin-conjugating enzyme E2 28-like isoform X1 has protein sequence MKRISANIDTYKPIYLNTIDSSDYYSFLFLNKEKKSLQLYFASTTRGSGSSSLCLLRMASKRILKELKDLQKDPPTSCSAGPVAEDMFHWQATIMGPPDSPYSGGVFLVTIHFPPDYPFKPPKVAFRTKVFHPNINSNGSICLDILKEQWSPALTISKVLLSICSLLTDPNPDDPLVPEIAHMYKTDRSKYETTARSWTQKYAMG, from the exons ATGAAAAGAATATCTGCTAATATAGATACATACAAACCCATATATCTAAACACCATAGATTCTTCCGattattattcttttcttttcttaaacaaagaaaaaaaaagtttacagCTTTATTTTGCATCAACAACAAGAGGTTCAGGATCTTCAAG tttgtGTTTGTTAAGGATGGCTTCAAAGAGGATCTTGAAAGAACTCAAGGATCTTCAAAAAGATCCTCCTACCTCTTGCAGTGCAG gTCCGGTGGCAGAAGACATGTTTCATTGGCAAGCAACCATTATGGGTCCTCCAGACAGTCCATATTCGGGAGGAGTGTTTCTAGTTACTATTCATTTCCCTCCAGATTATCCATTTAAGCCACCTAAG GTGGCTTTCAGGACAAAGGTTTTCCACCCAAATATCAACAGCAACGGCAGCATTTGTCTTGATATTTTGAAGGAACAGTGGAGCCCAGCTCTTACGATCTCCAAG GTTTTGCTGTCGATATGCTCCTTGTTAACGGACCCAAACCCAGATGACCCGCTGGTACCTGAGATTGCTCACATGTACAAGACGGACAGGAGCAAGTACGAGACAACGGCTAGGAGCTGGACCCAAAAGTATGCCATGGGGTAG
- the LOC122599125 gene encoding hydroxyproline O-galactosyltransferase HPGT1-like, whose translation MRSSRGSNNRVSTSSNSSSAFQWRISYLILSMFATMAAFFLAYRLWQEAESRVYIVKELDRKTGQGESTISVDDTLKVIECRQRQKKLAMLQIELDKAKQEGFVSKHLVESKGTNDNKKLLAVVGILTGFGRRHNREAIRKAWMPTGAALKNLEDEKGIIIRFVIGRSSNHGDSSDRDIRNENEKTNDFLIINDHVEAPEEQPKKTKLFFIEALEHWDAEFYVKVNDDIYLNIDALGSILFNHVNKPRAYIGCMKSGGVFSKSTDKWYEPEWWKFGDKKSYFRHASGEIFAVSRALAQFISINKSILRTYAHDDVSAGSWFIGLDVKHVDEGKFCCTSWSSGAICAVS comes from the exons ATGCGTAGCAGTAGGGGCTCAAACAACAGGGTATCCACTTCTTCAAATTCTAGTTCAGCATTTCAATGGCGTATTTCATATCTCATTCTCTCCATGTTTGCCACCATGGCTGCCTTCTTCCTTGCCTACCG ATTGTGGCAGGAGGCGGAATCAAGGGTTTATATAGTTAAAGAGCTTGATCGGAAAACTGGCCAG GGTGAATCTACTATATCTGTTGATGACACTTTGAAAGTCATAGAATGCAG GCAACGTCAAAAAAAGTTAGCTATGCTTCAGATTGAGCTAGACAAAGCTAAGCAGGAAGGATTTGTTTCAAAGCATCTTGTAGAATCTAAAGGCACAAATGATAACAAGAAGCTTCTGGCTGTTGTTGGAATTCTTACAGGTTTTGGCCGCCGACACAACAGAGAAGCAATCCGTAAGGCATGGATGCCTACTG GAGCTGCCCTAAAAAATTTGGAAGATGAGAAGGGCATAATCATACGATTTGTTATAGGCAGAAG TTCAAATCATGGAGACAGTTCAGACAGGGACATCAGAAATGAGAACGAGAAGACAAATGACTTCCTTATTATT AATGATCATGTGGAGGCACCGGAAGAGCAGCCAAAGAAAACAAAGTTGTTCTTTATTGAAGCATTAGAACACTGGGACGCAGAGTTCTATGTTAAGGTTAATGATGATATATATCTCAATATTG ATGCCCTTGGTTCTATTCTTTTTAACCATGTAAATAAGCCCCGTGCCTATATTGGGTGTATGAAGTCTGGTGGCGTTTTTTCCAAATC GACCGACAAATGGTATGAACCAGAGTGGTGGAAGTTTGGGGATAAAAAATC ATATTTTCGGCATGCTTCCGGGGAAATATTTGCTGTATCTCGAGCGTTGGCTCAGTTTATCTCAATTAATAA ATCAATACTTCGTACATATGCTCATGATGATGTCAGTGCTGGATCATGGTTCATTGGCCTTGACGTGAAGCATGTTGATGAAGGGAAGTTTTGCTGCACATCTTGGTCTTCAG GGGCCATATGTGCGGTTTCTTGA
- the LOC122599126 gene encoding putative glucose-6-phosphate 1-epimerase: protein MQERFHSLGHLLFFTNNALKMKTSSLERAQGPNAAVKITKDKNGVGLVTLQNLRGFSAQVSLHGGQVISWKNEHGEELLFRSSKANSKPPAAVRAGIPICFPQFGNQGSLEQHGFARNKIWEIDHNPPPLYRKDYDGNAFIDLLLKPSDDDMRTWPHSFEFRLRVLLTCDGALKLISRVRNIGSKAFSFSIAYHTYFLVSDISEVRVEGLETLDYLDNLHHKERFTEQADALTFEKEVDRVYIDSPHIVGVFDHEKRRTFVIRKEGLPDAVVWNPWEKKAKAITDMGDEEYRHTLCVDGAAVEKPITLKPGEEWTGRLELSVLH from the exons ATGCAAGAGAGATTTCATTCTCTTGGACATTTACTCTTTTTCACAAATAATGCACTTAAGATGAAAACTTCATCATTAGAACGAGCTCAGGGTCCAAACGCTGCAGTTAAAAttacaaaagataaaaatggTGTTGGTCTGGTTACACTTCAAAACCTTAGAGGATTTTCAGCACAG GTCAGTTTGCACGGAGGTCAAGTTATTTCTTGGAAAAATGAACATGGCGAAGAATTGTTGTTTAGAAGTAGTAAG GCAAACTCTAAGCCACCTGCAGCAGTGAGAGCAGGAATCCCCATTTGCTTTCCACAG TTTGGAAATCAAGGCTCTCTTGAGCAGCATGGATTTGCCCGCAACAAGATATGGGAAATTGATCACAATCCTCCTCCTCTTTATCGTAAAGATTATGATGGGAATGCCTTTATCGACTTGCTGCTTAAACCATCAGATGATGATATGAGAACTTGGCCTCATAG TTTTGAATTTCGGTTGAGGGTATTGCTGACTTGTGATGGAGCTTTGAAGCTGATATCTCGCGTAAGAAACATTGGTTCCAAAGCGTTTAGTTTCTCAATTGCATATCACACGTATTTCTTGGTATCGGATATCAGTGAAGTAAGAGTTGAAGGGTTGGAAACACTCGACTATCTTGATAATCTACACCATAAAGAACGTTTCACAGAGCAAGCAGACGCTCTCACGTTTGAAAAAGAG gtAGATAGAGTTTACATTGACTCTCCTCATATCGTTGGGGTGTTTGATCATGAAAAACGGCGAACCTTTGTTATACGAAAGGAAGGCCTTCCTGATGCTG TTGTCTGGAACCCATGGGAGAAGAAAGCGAAGGCAATAACGGACATGGGTGATGAAGAGTATCGACACACACTTTGTGTAGACGGGGCAGCAGTTGAGAAGCCGATCACATTGAAGCCTGGAGAGGAATGGACTGGTCGTTTAGAGCTTTCCGTCCTTCAttga
- the LOC122600124 gene encoding uncharacterized protein LOC122600124 yields MWDDDDDSSVDGELLYEYLERVGAKDLTKEEVEVNVDEGLSKMGVDAYHSLSTLQKLNWITWQLLLGRYDTPLRGIKPEPPPQPEESARGPWFMYSDDDESDYEDSGKDESDYEDPGEHESDYEDSVEDD; encoded by the exons ATGTGGGATGATGACGATGATAGTTCAGTAGATGGAG AACTCTTATATGAGTATCTTGAAAGAGTGGGTGCAAAGGATCTAACCAAAGAAGAAG TTGAAGTGAATGTGGATGAAGGTTTAAGTAAAATGGGTGTTGATGCTTATCATTCCCTATCCACATTACAAAA ACTGAATTGGATAACTTGGCAGCTCTTGTTGGGACGCTA TGACACTCCTTTGAGAGGCATAAAGCCTGAGCCACCACCGCAGCCTGAAGAATCAGCGAGAGGACCGTGGTTTATGTATTCAGACGACGATGAATCAGACTACGAGGATTCAGGCAAAGATGAATCAGACTACGAGGATCCAGGCGAACATGAATCAGACTACGAGGATTCAGTCGAAGATGATTAG
- the LOC122599281 gene encoding ubiquitin-conjugating enzyme E2 28-like isoform X2: protein MKRISANIDTYKPIYLNTIDSSDYYSFLFLNKEKKSLQLYFASTTRGSGSSRMASKRILKELKDLQKDPPTSCSAGPVAEDMFHWQATIMGPPDSPYSGGVFLVTIHFPPDYPFKPPKVAFRTKVFHPNINSNGSICLDILKEQWSPALTISKVLLSICSLLTDPNPDDPLVPEIAHMYKTDRSKYETTARSWTQKYAMG from the exons ATGAAAAGAATATCTGCTAATATAGATACATACAAACCCATATATCTAAACACCATAGATTCTTCCGattattattcttttcttttcttaaacaaagaaaaaaaaagtttacagCTTTATTTTGCATCAACAACAAGAGGTTCAGGATCTTCAAG GATGGCTTCAAAGAGGATCTTGAAAGAACTCAAGGATCTTCAAAAAGATCCTCCTACCTCTTGCAGTGCAG gTCCGGTGGCAGAAGACATGTTTCATTGGCAAGCAACCATTATGGGTCCTCCAGACAGTCCATATTCGGGAGGAGTGTTTCTAGTTACTATTCATTTCCCTCCAGATTATCCATTTAAGCCACCTAAG GTGGCTTTCAGGACAAAGGTTTTCCACCCAAATATCAACAGCAACGGCAGCATTTGTCTTGATATTTTGAAGGAACAGTGGAGCCCAGCTCTTACGATCTCCAAG GTTTTGCTGTCGATATGCTCCTTGTTAACGGACCCAAACCCAGATGACCCGCTGGTACCTGAGATTGCTCACATGTACAAGACGGACAGGAGCAAGTACGAGACAACGGCTAGGAGCTGGACCCAAAAGTATGCCATGGGGTAG
- the LOC122599212 gene encoding ubiquitin-conjugating enzyme E2 28, with amino-acid sequence MASKRILKELKDLQKDPPTSCSAGPVAEDMFHWQATIMGPADSPYSGGVFLVTIHFPPDYPFKPPKVAFRTKVFHPNVNSNGSICLDILKEQWSPALTISKVLLSICSLLTDPNPDDPLVPEIAHMYKTDRNKYETTARSWTQKYAMG; translated from the exons ATGGCTTCAAAGAGAATCTTGAAAGAGCTCAAAGATCTTCAAAAAGACCCTCCTACTTCTTGCAGTGCTG GTCCAGTGGCAGAAGACATGTTTCACTGGCAAGCTACTATTATGGGTCCTGCTGATAGTCCCTACTCGGGTGGAGTGTTTTTAGTTACTATCCATTTCCCTCCAGATTATCCTTTTAAGCCACCTAAG GTGGCTTTTAGGACAAAGGTTTTCCACCCAAATGTCAATAGCAACGGGAGCATTTGTCTTGATATTTTGAAAGAACAGTGGAGCCCAGCTCTTACTATCTCCAAG GTATTGCTATCGATATGCTCCTTGTTGACCGACCCAAACCCAGATGATCCTCTTGTGCCGGAAATTGCTCACATGTACAAAACAGACAGAAACAAGTACGAGACAACTGCACGAAGCTGGACCCAGAAGTATGCCATGGGATAG